The sequence TCACCGAGGCGTTTCGCATCGCATTTCATCGTTTTTATTCCATGGTGGCCGAACTGGGCATCACTATAGTGAACGCGTGTTATCCCATGAGCCTGGATACGGGCGGGGAACAGAATGAAGCGGTGTATGCGGCCACATCCACGGAGGGGCTGATCCGGTTTACGCCAGAGGAAAAGGCCGCCATGTTTCGGGCTTTGTACGACGTTATTCCATTTTACCGGGATCGTCTGCGAATTTTTACGCCGCGTAGCGCATTGTTGGCTTTAATGCGTCAGCAATGCGGGCTGGATAAGGGCGTGTTTCCTTGCCGTGGCGGTATTGATTTTTTCTTCGTCAATGCGGCGGATCGAAACGTTTACCCTTGCGGCTATCGGGGGGGCGAATCGTTGGGGAAAATGTGGGATCTTGATTTGTCCGCTTTGGACCGTCGTCAGATTTGTGAAAAATGTGACTGGGAATGTTTCCGCGACCCTTCGGTGCTGCTCAAGCCCATACTGAATATGATTGAAAACCCGTTTACGTTTCGAAGCAAATTGCCAGGACACCGTGACTTTTTGAAGGTTTGGCGGGAGGATTTACGGTATTATCGGGCCTGTGGGTGGTTTGATGCCCGTACTCCTCCAGACATGCAGCAGCTGGCGCGGTTCAAGGCGGACCCGCCCGTTTGGAATACGGAACAAGATCCGCCGGAAGGCTTGGGATCCTTGGGCTGAACGGGGGATGGATAAAATGCTGTTCCGCTTTCGTTGTTAGTAGCAACTGGGCGGAACCGGACTG is a genomic window of Paucidesulfovibrio gracilis DSM 16080 containing:
- a CDS encoding radical SAM protein; this translates as MSPSPLQHLGYWRRLICKRAPGQVVVQYTTRCNARCAQCGMRVTNAAPRVTLSKDDVRRLIDAMAERGVASISFTGGEPMLYARDIAELSRYAGAAGIRYIRTGTNGYMFRHHDRPDFRDRMERLADVLADSPLNTFWVSLDSAVPEVHEENRGLPGMVEGLRKAVPIFHDRGLYVSANLGINRLTGGRGVVPDAGVPFDRDRFTEAFRIAFHRFYSMVAELGITIVNACYPMSLDTGGEQNEAVYAATSTEGLIRFTPEEKAAMFRALYDVIPFYRDRLRIFTPRSALLALMRQQCGLDKGVFPCRGGIDFFFVNAADRNVYPCGYRGGESLGKMWDLDLSALDRRQICEKCDWECFRDPSVLLKPILNMIENPFTFRSKLPGHRDFLKVWREDLRYYRACGWFDARTPPDMQQLARFKADPPVWNTEQDPPEGLGSLG